The Coffea arabica cultivar ET-39 chromosome 4e, Coffea Arabica ET-39 HiFi, whole genome shotgun sequence genome includes a window with the following:
- the LOC113741682 gene encoding alpha-N-acetylglucosaminidase isoform X2 codes for MSTLPSNPLWIFFTVLCTFLVAAKSSTVGVSYISRFLEIQDKERAPSSVQLTAAYGVLNRLFPSHSSSFEFKIIPKEHCGGELCFKISNHPSFSYNGYPEILISGTTGVELAAGLHWYLKYWCGAHISWMKTGGAQLASVPKAGSLPQVQHAGVEIRRPVPWSYYQNAVTSSYTFAWWDWERWEKEIDWMALQGINLPLAFTGQEAIWQKVFQKFNISTSSLDDFFGGPAFLAWSRMANLHGWGGPLPQSWLDQQLLMQKKILARMYQLGMTPVLPAFSGNVPAALKRVFPSAKITHLGNWFTVHGDPRWCCTYLLDATDPLFIEIGKAFVKQQVNGIHIAFLPLSNMEEVATFTTGAAIFRGMQSGDSDAVWLMQGWLFSYDPFWRPPQMKALLHSVPVGKMIVLDLFAEAKPIWSSSEQFYGVPYIWCMLHNFAGNIEMYGVLDAVGSGPVEARRSENSTMVGVGMSMEGIEQNPVVYDLMSEMAFQHEIVDVKKWVDLYAKRRYGRYVQSLQDAWTILYGTLYNCTDGSQDKNRDVIVAFPDVDPYSIAIPQVTISRRYQDNRIQFLLRTVREELTDSFSKPHLWYSTSEVIEALKLFLSSGDEVPETSTYRYDLIDLTRQALAKYANQLFLKVIESYQLADLPAVAHFSQEFLGLVEDMDILLGCHDGFLLGPWLESAKRLAQDEEQERQFEWNARTQITMWFDNTQEEASLLRDYGNKYWSGLLRDYYGPRAAIYFKFLIESLEKGDGFRLQHWRREWIKLTNDWQSSRNIFPVKSTGNALNVSRWLYKKYLEDPSFHDV; via the exons GAGCATTGCGGTGGGGAGCTTTGCTTCAAAATAAGCAATCACCCTTCTTTTAGCTACAATGGCTAtcctgaaatttt GATAAGTGGAACCACGGGTGTGGAGCTTGCAGCTGGTCTGCATTGGTACTTAAAATATTGGTGTGGAGCACACATATCATGGATGAAAACAGGTGGAGCACAGCTAGCTTCTGTTCCAAAAGCTGGCTCACTGCCGCAAGTTCAACATGCTGGTGTAGAAATCAGGAGACCTGTTCCTTGGAGTTATTACCAGAATGCTGTTACATCAAGCT ATACATTTGCATGGTGGGACTGGGAAAGATGGGAGAAGGAGATTGATTGGATGGCTCTTCAAGGTATCAATTTGCCCTTAGCATTCACAGGACAAGAAGCTATCTGGCAAAAGGTCTTCCAG AAATTCAATATTAGCACTTcgagtttggatgatttctttGGGGGTCCAGCATTTCTTGCATGGTCAAGGATGGCAAATTTACATGG ATGGGGAGGGCCTCTTCCTCAGAGTTGGTTGGATCAACAACTCctaatgcaaaagaaaattcttGCTAGAATGTACCAACTTGGAATGACTCCAG TGCTTCCTGCCTTTTCTGGAAATGTCCCTGCTGCACTAAAACGTGTTTTTCCATCAGCAAAGATAACACACCTGGGAAATTG GTTTACTGTTCATGGTGATCCTAGATGGTGCTGCACTTATCTTCTTGATGCAACTGATCCCTTGTTCATTGAAATTGGAAAAGCATTTGTTAAGCAACAAGTGAACGGTATCCACATAGCTTTCCTACCTTTGTCT AATATGGAAGAAGTAGCCACATTTACAACTG GTGCTGCAATTTTCAGGGGAATGCAAAGTGGTGACAGTGATGCTGTTTGGCTAATGCAG GGATGGCTTTTCTCGTATGACCCATTCTGGAGGCCTCCTCAGATGAAG GCACTCTTACATTCTGTTCCTGTGGGTAAGATGATTGTCCTTGATCTGTTTGCTGAAGCAAAACCAATATGGTCCTCTTCAGAGCAATTCTATGGTGTTCCTTACATCTGG TGTATGCTACACAATTTTGCTGGCAATATTGAGATGTATGGTGTTCTGGATGCAGTTGGGTCTGGACCTGTTGAAGCTCGTAGAAGTGAAAACTCAACCATG GTTGGTGTTGGGATGTCGATGGAAGGCATTGAACAAAATCCTGTTGTCTATGATCTTATGTCTGAAATGGCATTTCAGCATGAGATAGTCGATGTTAAG AAATGGGTTGATCTTTATGCTAAAAGACGGTATGGTAGATATGTGCAATCTCTGCAAGATGCCTGGACCATATTGTATGGTACACTTTACAATTGCACGGATGGCTCCCAA GATAAGAATAGAGATGTAATTGTGGCATTCCCAGATGTTGATCCGTATTCAATCGCAATACCTCAAGTAACAATCAGTAGAAGATATCAAGATAACAGGATACAATTTTTGTTGAGAACTGTCCGTGAAGAGTTAACTGATTCCTTCAGCAAACCCCATTTATGGTATTCAACTTCAGAAGTAATAGAAGCACTGAAACTTTTCCTATCAAGTGGAGATGAAGTACCAGAAACTAGTACTTACAG ATACGACCTTATTGACCTGACAAGACAAGCCCTGGCCAAGTATGCAAATCAGCTATTCTTGAAGGTCATAGAATCATATCAGCTAGCTGATCTCCCTGCAGTTGCTCACTTTAGTCAAGAGTTCCTTGGTCTTGTGGAAGATATGGACATACTTTTAGGTTgtcatgatggatttctattggGACCTTGGTTAGAGAGTGCAAAGCGACTTGCTCAGGATGAAGAACAGGAAAGACAG TTTGAATGGAATGCAAGAACCCAAATTACAATGTGGTTTGACAACACACAAGAGGAGGCTAGTTTGCTTCGTGATTATG GAAATAAGTACTGGAGTGGGCTTCTACGAGATTATTATGGCCCTCGTGCAGCAATTTACTTTAAGTTTCTGATTGAGAGTTTAGAAAAGGGTGATGGCTTTCGTTTGCAACACTGGAGGAGGGAGTGGATCAAGCTTACCAACGACTGGCAAAGTAGTAGGAACATTTTTCCTGTGAAAAGCACAGGAAACGCCCTTAATGTATCAAGGTGGCTTTACAAGAAGTATTTAGAAGACCCTAGTTTTCATGATGTCTAG
- the LOC113741682 gene encoding alpha-N-acetylglucosaminidase isoform X1 codes for MSTLPSNPLWIFFTVLCTFLVAAKSSTVGVSYISRFLEIQDKERAPSSVQLTAAYGVLNRLFPSHSSSFEFKIIPKEHCGGELCFKISNHPSFSYNGYPEILISGTTGVELAAGLHWYLKYWCGAHISWMKTGGAQLASVPKAGSLPQVQHAGVEIRRPVPWSYYQNAVTSSYTFAWWDWERWEKEIDWMALQGINLPLAFTGQEAIWQKVFQKFNISTSSLDDFFGGPAFLAWSRMANLHGWGGPLPQSWLDQQLLMQKKILARMYQLGMTPVLPAFSGNVPAALKRVFPSAKITHLGNWFTVHGDPRWCCTYLLDATDPLFIEIGKAFVKQQVNEYGRSSHIYNCDTFDENTPPIDDPEYISSLGAAIFRGMQSGDSDAVWLMQGWLFSYDPFWRPPQMKALLHSVPVGKMIVLDLFAEAKPIWSSSEQFYGVPYIWCMLHNFAGNIEMYGVLDAVGSGPVEARRSENSTMVGVGMSMEGIEQNPVVYDLMSEMAFQHEIVDVKKWVDLYAKRRYGRYVQSLQDAWTILYGTLYNCTDGSQDKNRDVIVAFPDVDPYSIAIPQVTISRRYQDNRIQFLLRTVREELTDSFSKPHLWYSTSEVIEALKLFLSSGDEVPETSTYRYDLIDLTRQALAKYANQLFLKVIESYQLADLPAVAHFSQEFLGLVEDMDILLGCHDGFLLGPWLESAKRLAQDEEQERQFEWNARTQITMWFDNTQEEASLLRDYGNKYWSGLLRDYYGPRAAIYFKFLIESLEKGDGFRLQHWRREWIKLTNDWQSSRNIFPVKSTGNALNVSRWLYKKYLEDPSFHDV; via the exons GAGCATTGCGGTGGGGAGCTTTGCTTCAAAATAAGCAATCACCCTTCTTTTAGCTACAATGGCTAtcctgaaatttt GATAAGTGGAACCACGGGTGTGGAGCTTGCAGCTGGTCTGCATTGGTACTTAAAATATTGGTGTGGAGCACACATATCATGGATGAAAACAGGTGGAGCACAGCTAGCTTCTGTTCCAAAAGCTGGCTCACTGCCGCAAGTTCAACATGCTGGTGTAGAAATCAGGAGACCTGTTCCTTGGAGTTATTACCAGAATGCTGTTACATCAAGCT ATACATTTGCATGGTGGGACTGGGAAAGATGGGAGAAGGAGATTGATTGGATGGCTCTTCAAGGTATCAATTTGCCCTTAGCATTCACAGGACAAGAAGCTATCTGGCAAAAGGTCTTCCAG AAATTCAATATTAGCACTTcgagtttggatgatttctttGGGGGTCCAGCATTTCTTGCATGGTCAAGGATGGCAAATTTACATGG ATGGGGAGGGCCTCTTCCTCAGAGTTGGTTGGATCAACAACTCctaatgcaaaagaaaattcttGCTAGAATGTACCAACTTGGAATGACTCCAG TGCTTCCTGCCTTTTCTGGAAATGTCCCTGCTGCACTAAAACGTGTTTTTCCATCAGCAAAGATAACACACCTGGGAAATTG GTTTACTGTTCATGGTGATCCTAGATGGTGCTGCACTTATCTTCTTGATGCAACTGATCCCTTGTTCATTGAAATTGGAAAAGCATTTGTTAAGCAACAAGTGAACG AATATGGAAGAAGTAGCCACATTTACAACTG TGATACCTTTGATGAGAACACGCCACCCATAGATGACCCAGAATATATCTCGTCCTTAGGTGCTGCAATTTTCAGGGGAATGCAAAGTGGTGACAGTGATGCTGTTTGGCTAATGCAG GGATGGCTTTTCTCGTATGACCCATTCTGGAGGCCTCCTCAGATGAAG GCACTCTTACATTCTGTTCCTGTGGGTAAGATGATTGTCCTTGATCTGTTTGCTGAAGCAAAACCAATATGGTCCTCTTCAGAGCAATTCTATGGTGTTCCTTACATCTGG TGTATGCTACACAATTTTGCTGGCAATATTGAGATGTATGGTGTTCTGGATGCAGTTGGGTCTGGACCTGTTGAAGCTCGTAGAAGTGAAAACTCAACCATG GTTGGTGTTGGGATGTCGATGGAAGGCATTGAACAAAATCCTGTTGTCTATGATCTTATGTCTGAAATGGCATTTCAGCATGAGATAGTCGATGTTAAG AAATGGGTTGATCTTTATGCTAAAAGACGGTATGGTAGATATGTGCAATCTCTGCAAGATGCCTGGACCATATTGTATGGTACACTTTACAATTGCACGGATGGCTCCCAA GATAAGAATAGAGATGTAATTGTGGCATTCCCAGATGTTGATCCGTATTCAATCGCAATACCTCAAGTAACAATCAGTAGAAGATATCAAGATAACAGGATACAATTTTTGTTGAGAACTGTCCGTGAAGAGTTAACTGATTCCTTCAGCAAACCCCATTTATGGTATTCAACTTCAGAAGTAATAGAAGCACTGAAACTTTTCCTATCAAGTGGAGATGAAGTACCAGAAACTAGTACTTACAG ATACGACCTTATTGACCTGACAAGACAAGCCCTGGCCAAGTATGCAAATCAGCTATTCTTGAAGGTCATAGAATCATATCAGCTAGCTGATCTCCCTGCAGTTGCTCACTTTAGTCAAGAGTTCCTTGGTCTTGTGGAAGATATGGACATACTTTTAGGTTgtcatgatggatttctattggGACCTTGGTTAGAGAGTGCAAAGCGACTTGCTCAGGATGAAGAACAGGAAAGACAG TTTGAATGGAATGCAAGAACCCAAATTACAATGTGGTTTGACAACACACAAGAGGAGGCTAGTTTGCTTCGTGATTATG GAAATAAGTACTGGAGTGGGCTTCTACGAGATTATTATGGCCCTCGTGCAGCAATTTACTTTAAGTTTCTGATTGAGAGTTTAGAAAAGGGTGATGGCTTTCGTTTGCAACACTGGAGGAGGGAGTGGATCAAGCTTACCAACGACTGGCAAAGTAGTAGGAACATTTTTCCTGTGAAAAGCACAGGAAACGCCCTTAATGTATCAAGGTGGCTTTACAAGAAGTATTTAGAAGACCCTAGTTTTCATGATGTCTAG